From the genome of Perca flavescens isolate YP-PL-M2 chromosome 12, PFLA_1.0, whole genome shotgun sequence, one region includes:
- the mrps14 gene encoding small ribosomal subunit protein uS14m: MFQCVITLLRCFCTTSFNMAAHRIACLGLNALYSTVCAPKQALRSCWGAVEQVRGYYVDWRMLRDVKRRQMAFDYADERLRINALRKNTILPKELLEVADKEIAALPRDSCPVRIRNRCILTSRPRGVKRRWRLSRIVFRHLADHNQMSGILRARW, translated from the exons ATGTTTCAGTGTGTTATTACCCTCCTTCGGTGCTTTTGCACAACATCATTCAACATGGCAGCCCACAGGATAGCATGTTTAGGGTTAAATGCCCTTTATTCCACTGTCTGCGCCCCAAAACAG GCCCTGAGGAGCTGCTGGGGGGCGGTGGAGCAGGTGAGGGGTTACTATGTTGACTGGAGGATGCTGAGGGATGTCAAGAGAAGACAGATGGCTTTTGACTATGCTGATGAGAGGCTACGGATCAATGCACTACGGAAGAACACCATCCTACCCAAAGAGCTTCTG GAGGTAGCAGATAAAGAAATTGCAGCGTTACCAAGGGACAGCTGCCCTGTGAGAATACGCAACAGGTGTATTCTGACTTCCAGACCTCGGGGAGTGAAGCGGAGGTGGCGCCTGAGCCGGATTGTCTTCCGTCACTTAGCTGACCACAACCAGATGTCTGGGATTCTGAGGGCCAGGTGGTGA